The following coding sequences are from one Tubulanus polymorphus chromosome 12, tnTubPoly1.2, whole genome shotgun sequence window:
- the LOC141914089 gene encoding spermine synthase-like isoform X1 yields the protein MATTAVPTTTRTLMYYFKVVPGFLSSPECEKKLYELAEFTIGPIVSKASHDIPNGDRLYVAIGENNMSCNIRTFNDGNHVTLDAIVHMEDKEEFVQKYALNCARTIEDKLKSHLGSLCVSSRSLYCPVLRGDNLWRYYASSDERLLEFDYDKLVHNSDSKWQNIKILHSKEFGNVLHLDEDVMFGESDRVYMDTLLGIGAERREDYKGKEVLILGGGDGGLIHELVKEKVKMVTMVEIDEEVIKACRKHMRSVCGDTMDEFKGKNHEIIIDDCIKKLIHYKSKGIHFDFVVNDLTEFPVDKANQGYNYDFQSCSMILELSLNVLKPNGKYLARGNCWSGLDYRTQFENDIKTLGAKFEMRARHVPSFHETYCLYEVWK from the exons AATGTGAAAAGAAACTGTACGAATTGGCAGAGTTTACAATCGGACCAATCGTTTCGAAGGCTTCGCACGACATTCCCAACGGAGATAGACTCTACGTGGCTATCGGCGAGAATAACAT GAGCTGTAATATTCGAACATTTAACGATGGTAACCACGTGACCTTAGACGCCATCGTCCACatggaagataaagaagaGTTTGTACAAAAATACGCTTTGAAT TGTGCTCGAACAATCGAAGACAAATTGAAAAGTCATCTCGGTTCATTGTGCGTTAGCAGTCGCAG TCTGTATTGCCCGGTATTACGAGGTGATAACCTGTGGAGATATTACGCGTCGTCCGACGAACGTCTGCTCGAGTTCGACTACGATAAACTCGTTCACAATTCCGACTCCAAAtggcaaaatatcaaaatcctTCACAGCAAAGAATTCGGCAACGTTTTGCATCTAGACGAGGATGTTA tGTTCGGTGAGAGCGACCGAGTTTACATGGATACGTTGTTGGGTATCGGAGCCGAACGCAGGGAGGATTACAAAGGAAAAGAAGTGCTGATTCTCGGCGGCGGTGATGGCGGTCTCATACATGAACTTGTGAAAGAGAAAGTTAAAATGGTCACCATGGTCGAG ATTGACGAAGAAGTGATAAAAGCTTGTCGTAAACATATGCGCAGTGTTTGTGGAGATACGATGGATGAGTTTAAAGGAAAAAATCACGAG ATTATAATTGACGATTGCATAAAGAAGTTGATACATTACAAATCGAAAGGCATCCATTTTGATTTCGTAGTGAACGATCTGACTGAATTTCCGGTCGACAAGGCGAATCAAG GTTACAACTATGATTTCCAGTCTTGCAGTATGATTCTGGAATTGTCGTTGAATGTGCTGAAACCAAACGGAAAATATCTAGCCAGA GGAAACTGCTGGAGTGGACTCGACTATCGAACACAATTCGAGAATGACATCAAAACTTTAGGCGCTAAATTTGAAATGAGGGCTCGGCATGTTCCATCGTTCCATGAAAC TTACTGTCTATATGAAGTATGGAAGTGA
- the LOC141914089 gene encoding spermine synthase-like isoform X2, with amino-acid sequence MATTAVPTTTRTLMYYFKVVPGFLSSPECEKKLYELAEFTIGPIVSKASHDIPNGDRLYVAIGENNMSCNIRTFNDGNHVTLDAIVHMEDKEEFVQKYALNMLYETQHAMQAMLSNELTAVHGLYCPVLRGDNLWRYYASSDERLLEFDYDKLVHNSDSKWQNIKILHSKEFGNVLHLDEDVMFGESDRVYMDTLLGIGAERREDYKGKEVLILGGGDGGLIHELVKEKVKMVTMVEIDEEVIKACRKHMRSVCGDTMDEFKGKNHEIIIDDCIKKLIHYKSKGIHFDFVVNDLTEFPVDKANQGYNYDFQSCSMILELSLNVLKPNGKYLARGNCWSGLDYRTQFENDIKTLGAKFEMRARHVPSFHETYCLYEVWK; translated from the exons AATGTGAAAAGAAACTGTACGAATTGGCAGAGTTTACAATCGGACCAATCGTTTCGAAGGCTTCGCACGACATTCCCAACGGAGATAGACTCTACGTGGCTATCGGCGAGAATAACAT GAGCTGTAATATTCGAACATTTAACGATGGTAACCACGTGACCTTAGACGCCATCGTCCACatggaagataaagaagaGTTTGTACAAAAATACGCTTTGAAT ATGCTTTACGAAACGCAACACGCCATGCAGGCTATGCTGAGCAACGAGTTAACGGCAGTACACGG TCTGTATTGCCCGGTATTACGAGGTGATAACCTGTGGAGATATTACGCGTCGTCCGACGAACGTCTGCTCGAGTTCGACTACGATAAACTCGTTCACAATTCCGACTCCAAAtggcaaaatatcaaaatcctTCACAGCAAAGAATTCGGCAACGTTTTGCATCTAGACGAGGATGTTA tGTTCGGTGAGAGCGACCGAGTTTACATGGATACGTTGTTGGGTATCGGAGCCGAACGCAGGGAGGATTACAAAGGAAAAGAAGTGCTGATTCTCGGCGGCGGTGATGGCGGTCTCATACATGAACTTGTGAAAGAGAAAGTTAAAATGGTCACCATGGTCGAG ATTGACGAAGAAGTGATAAAAGCTTGTCGTAAACATATGCGCAGTGTTTGTGGAGATACGATGGATGAGTTTAAAGGAAAAAATCACGAG ATTATAATTGACGATTGCATAAAGAAGTTGATACATTACAAATCGAAAGGCATCCATTTTGATTTCGTAGTGAACGATCTGACTGAATTTCCGGTCGACAAGGCGAATCAAG GTTACAACTATGATTTCCAGTCTTGCAGTATGATTCTGGAATTGTCGTTGAATGTGCTGAAACCAAACGGAAAATATCTAGCCAGA GGAAACTGCTGGAGTGGACTCGACTATCGAACACAATTCGAGAATGACATCAAAACTTTAGGCGCTAAATTTGAAATGAGGGCTCGGCATGTTCCATCGTTCCATGAAAC TTACTGTCTATATGAAGTATGGAAGTGA